In Leptodactylus fuscus isolate aLepFus1 chromosome 2, aLepFus1.hap2, whole genome shotgun sequence, one genomic interval encodes:
- the PDIK1L gene encoding serine/threonine-protein kinase PDIK1L: MQTTVWRTGMILKIHDDNVCDLKAYSREGMKKVNLKMVASQPKYDLIKEVGRGSYGVVYEALVRRTCQRVAVKKIRCQAPENVELALREFWALSSIQGQHPNVIHLEECVLQRDGTVQRMLHGSSSGLYLPLVETSLKGEIAFDPRSTYCLWFVMDFCDGGDMNEYILTRRPSRRTNTSFMLQLSSALAFLHKNQIIHRDLKPDNILVCKARDGMDEPTLKVADFGLSKVCSSSGLNPEEPASVNKSFLSTACGTDFYMAPEVWEGHYTAKADIFALGVILWAMLEHITILDTHTKKRLLGGYVQRGTQVVPVGEALLENPKMELPLPLKKKSMNRRMKQLLQQMLSANPQERPDAFQLELRLIQIAFRDYTWET; encoded by the exons ATGCAAACTACAGTTTGGCGCACTGGTATGATACTAAAAATCCATGATGACAATGTATGTGATCTGAAAGCTTATTCAAGAGAAGGCATGAAGAAAG TGAACCTGAAGATGGTCGCCAGCCAGCCCAAATATGATCTAATAAAAGAAGTGGGCCGAGGCAGCTATGGAGTAGTATATGAGGCATTAGTACGCAGAACTTGTCAACGGGTAGCAGTTAAAAAGATTCGCTGCCAGGCACCAGAAAATGTTGAATTAGCCTTACGGGAATTTTGGGCATTGAGCAGTATCCAGGGTCAGCACCCTAATGTAATCCACCTGGAGGAGTGTGTCTTACAGAGAGATGGCACAGTACAACGCATGTTACATGGATCCAGCTCTGGGCTTTATCTTCCG ttggTGGAAACGTCATTGAAAGGTGAGATTGCATTTGACCCACGTAGCACTTACTGTCTTTGGTTTGTGATGGACTTCTGTGATGGAGGAGATATGAATGAATACATCTTAACCCGGAGGCCGAGCCGTCGAACCAATACGAGCTTCATGCTTCAGCTAAGTAGTGCACTTGCATTCTTGCACAAGAATCAAATAATACACCGTGATCTAAAACCTGACAACATTCTTGTATGCAAAGCCCGTGATGGTATGGACGAGCCTACTTTGAAAGTAGCTGATTTTGGATTAAGCAAGGTATGCTCTAGTTCAGGACTGAATCCAGAGGAACCTGCAAGTGTCAACAAGAGCTTTTTATCCACAGCATGTGGCACTGATTTCTACATGGCTCCTGAAGTATGGGAGGGCCATTACACAGCTAAAGCAGACATTTTTGCTCTTGGAGTTATTTTATGGGCTATGTTGGAGCATATAACTATTTTGGACACTCACACTAAGAAAAGGCTTCTTGGTGGCTATGTACAGAGGGGTACCCAAGTAGTTCCTGTTGGAGAGGCATTGCTGGAAAACCCTAAAATGGAACTTCCTCTTCCTTTAAAGAAAAAGTCAATGAATCGACGAATGAAACAGCTGCTTCAGCAGATGCTATCGGCTAACCCTCAGGAGCGCCCAGATGCCTTTCAGCTTGAACTTCGCCTCATTCAGATTGCTTTCAGAGACTACACATGGGAAACGTGA